The genome window TAGTTTATCTACTTTACTAGTTAAAAATTTTTTGGCGCAATACACATTTGCGCCAAGTACTCAACTTATCTTTTTAGCTTTGTTAACATTAGGAATATTTTTAAGCTTTTTAAAATTGATAAATTCTGTTGCAAAACATTCATACTCCTGAAAATAAATGCTCTAATTCTTTAGGGTTTTTTAACCAAATATTGCCATTCGTTTTCGACATGTTATCAGGAAATATATCTTCGTTTTCATTTTCTATACCTTTAAGTATGTTAATGGCAGCTTCATGCGTAGATGTTTTATCTAACGCAAATTCTTTGGCCATGTCCGTATCTATAGGACCAGGAAAAATGGCAAATACTTTTGTACCAGTAGATTTTAATTCGGCGCGCAAAGATTGAGTTAATGACCACAATGCGGCCTTTGAGGCACTGTAACCGGCTATACTTTCCATACTTGCTAATGCTACAATAGAAAGAACATTTGCAATTGCACCTTCTTTATTTTGAGTAATACTTGGGGCAAAAGCACGAATCACATTTAAAGTTCCAAAGAAATTTGTTTGGAAATCTTTTTCAATGTCTTCAATTTTTGCGTTAAGTGTCGAGCCAAATCCCAGAACACCTGCATTATTAATTAATATTTCAACATCTTTGATTTTCAAAGCTAAACGCTCAATTGATTCTTTTGAATTGATATTTAATTCTACTTTCTCAATGTTTTTAGCATTAAAATGACTTAATTTATCAATGTTGCGTGCGGTTGCATAAATTTTTTGCGCCCCAAATTCTAAGGCTTGTTCCACTAATGCTCTTCCAATTCCTCTATTGGCTCCAGTAATTAGAATTGATTTACCTTTTAATTTCATAATCAAACCTCTTTAAATGCTTGATGTTACAGGGAAGGGAGGTTGGTAGCATACAGACTATTTTAAAAATTTTCTATTTTAGAAAAAAATGAATTCCTTCTTGCCAGAATCAAAAAAACAAGGTAATTGAATAATTATCCAAATAATGAATAAATATTCATTATGATATTAAAAAATACAGTGAAACAACTATATAGGAAATTATATATGAACAGTAATTCTAAAGGTAGTAATATTTGGGGAGGGAGATTTACAAAGTCTTTAGATCCTCTTGCTGTTACTTTCAATGCCTCAATTTCTTTTGATTATAAATTAGCATACTACGATATCTGGGGAAGCCAAATACATGCAGAAATGCTAGGAAAACAAGAAATTATAACTAAAAAAGAAGCAGAACAGTTAATATCAGGATTAGAAAAAATAAAAAATAAAGTAATGCATGGAGAAGTTATTTTTTCCAATGATCTAGAAGATATTCATATGAATATTGAAAATTTATTATTAAATGAAGTTGGAGATGTAGCTAAAAAATTACATACAGCGCGCAGTAGGAATGATCAAGTAGCTTTAGATTTAAGACTTTATTTAAGAGCTGAAATTAAAGAAATTCTGTTACTTTTAGAGAATTCAATTAGATCTTTAAAATTTTGCCAACAAAAGTATGTGGATATTCTTTTACCAGGATATACTCACTTACAAAGAGCACAACCCATTAAATTAGAAAATTATTTTGGTGCATATATATCCATGTTTAGCAGAGATCTAACAAGATTAGAAGATTGTTTAAATCGGTTAAATTTTTGTCCTCTGGGAGCAGGTGCATTAGCAGGAACAGATCTACCAATAGATAGAGCTTATGTAGCAGAAAAACTTCAATTTAAAGGTACTATTGAAAATACAATAGATGCTGTAAGTGATCGGGATTTTGTTATGGAATTTCTTTCGGTATCAAGTATTATTATGACGCATTTATCAAGGTTTTCTGAAGACATTATAATTTGGGCTAGTGAAGAATTTTCTTTTGTGAAGTTGGATGATGCTTTTGCAACAGGATCGTCACTCATGCCGAATAAAAAAAATCCTGACATCCCAGAATTAATAAGAGGAAAGTGTGGGCGAGTATTTGGTAATTTAGTAGGAATTCTTTCTGTAATGAAGGCTTTACCTCTTGGTTATAATAAAGATTTACAAGAAGATAAAGAATCTCTGTTTGATACAGTTGATACTATAAAATCTTGTTTGCAAATATTTTCACCATTTTTAACAAGCTTGTCATTTCAAGTGGAAAATATGCAAAATGCAACAAAAAACAGTTTTATTTGGGCGACTAAACTTTTAGAAGAACTGGTAAAAAATAAAGTTCCATTTAGAGATGCACATGAATGCATAGGAAAAATAATTTTATATTGTATAGAAAGTAACAAAAATTTTTCAACACTAAATAAAAAAGAATGTGATTTATTTTCTCCATATTTATATTCATCTATTTTAAAACTTTCTTACTAGTATTCTGAGGGATAAAATGAATAATTTAATTAAATTTACTCTATTCTTAATTTCAAGTGGATTTTTGATAAGTAAAGGATATGCACAAGAGCTTTCAACTTTTCAAAAAATAAAAACTGAAAGTAAATTTACAACCTGTACTGCTGGAGGATTTCCACCTTTTTCTGTCCATGGGAAAGATGGTTGGGTTGGATTTGATATTGATATGATTAAATCGTATGCTAACTTTCTTAAAGTTAAATATGAAATAATTGATTATCATTTTGATGGTATTATTCCTGCATTAAATACAAAAAAAT of Pigmentibacter sp. JX0631 contains these proteins:
- the argH gene encoding argininosuccinate lyase, which encodes MNSNSKGSNIWGGRFTKSLDPLAVTFNASISFDYKLAYYDIWGSQIHAEMLGKQEIITKKEAEQLISGLEKIKNKVMHGEVIFSNDLEDIHMNIENLLLNEVGDVAKKLHTARSRNDQVALDLRLYLRAEIKEILLLLENSIRSLKFCQQKYVDILLPGYTHLQRAQPIKLENYFGAYISMFSRDLTRLEDCLNRLNFCPLGAGALAGTDLPIDRAYVAEKLQFKGTIENTIDAVSDRDFVMEFLSVSSIIMTHLSRFSEDIIIWASEEFSFVKLDDAFATGSSLMPNKKNPDIPELIRGKCGRVFGNLVGILSVMKALPLGYNKDLQEDKESLFDTVDTIKSCLQIFSPFLTSLSFQVENMQNATKNSFIWATKLLEELVKNKVPFRDAHECIGKIILYCIESNKNFSTLNKKECDLFSPYLYSSILKLSY
- a CDS encoding SDR family oxidoreductase, with the protein product MKLKGKSILITGANRGIGRALVEQALEFGAQKIYATARNIDKLSHFNAKNIEKVELNINSKESIERLALKIKDVEILINNAGVLGFGSTLNAKIEDIEKDFQTNFFGTLNVIRAFAPSITQNKEGAIANVLSIVALASMESIAGYSASKAALWSLTQSLRAELKSTGTKVFAIFPGPIDTDMAKEFALDKTSTHEAAINILKGIENENEDIFPDNMSKTNGNIWLKNPKELEHLFSGV